Proteins encoded together in one Janthinobacterium tructae window:
- the gatA gene encoding Asp-tRNA(Asn)/Glu-tRNA(Gln) amidotransferase subunit GatA, translating to MHTKSIKQLSTLLQNKEISAVALATHFLDRIAADTSNAFLHVDRALTLAQAAEADARIAAGTATPLTGVPIAHKDLFVTKGWRTTAGSKMLANYASPFDATVVEKFQAAGMVTLGKVNCDEFAMGSGNENSAFGAVRNPWDKTAVPGGSSGGSAAAVAAGLTPAATGTDTGGSIRQPAAFCGITGIKPTYGRVSRFGMIAFASSLDQGGPMARSAEDCALLLSAMAGFDERDSTSLSPEQGGVTEDFSRELGQPLTGLRIGVPREYFGEGLAKDVEAAVRGALAQYEKLGATLVDISLPNTALSIPAYYMIAPAEASSNLSRYDGVRYGHRAAEYKDLQDMYKKSRAQGFGPEVQRRIMVGTYVLCHGYYDAYYLKAQKIRRLIAQDFDAVLNGPNAVCDVIMGPVAPTVAWDLGDKTDDPVANYLADIYTLSTSLAGLPGMSIPCGFGTGEKNSKRPVGLQIIGNYFGEAKLLNVAHQFQQVTDWHTRAPAGI from the coding sequence ATGCATACAAAATCCATCAAACAGCTGTCCACGCTCTTGCAGAACAAGGAAATTTCCGCCGTTGCGCTGGCGACGCATTTCCTCGACCGCATCGCAGCGGACACTTCGAATGCCTTCCTGCACGTCGACCGTGCCCTGACCCTGGCGCAAGCTGCCGAGGCCGACGCGCGCATCGCCGCTGGCACGGCCACGCCGTTGACGGGCGTGCCGATCGCGCACAAGGACCTGTTCGTGACAAAAGGCTGGCGCACCACGGCCGGCTCGAAAATGCTGGCCAACTACGCCAGCCCGTTTGACGCCACCGTGGTGGAAAAATTCCAGGCGGCCGGCATGGTCACCCTGGGCAAGGTCAATTGCGATGAATTCGCCATGGGTTCCGGCAACGAGAACTCGGCCTTCGGCGCCGTGCGCAATCCGTGGGACAAGACGGCCGTGCCAGGCGGCTCGTCCGGCGGCTCGGCTGCCGCCGTGGCCGCCGGCCTGACGCCAGCGGCCACGGGCACCGATACGGGCGGCTCGATCCGCCAGCCGGCTGCTTTTTGTGGCATCACCGGCATCAAGCCGACGTATGGCCGCGTGTCGCGCTTCGGCATGATCGCCTTTGCCTCGTCGCTGGACCAGGGTGGCCCGATGGCCCGCTCGGCCGAAGACTGCGCCCTGCTCTTGAGCGCCATGGCCGGCTTCGACGAGCGCGACTCGACCAGCCTGTCGCCGGAACAGGGCGGTGTGACGGAAGATTTTTCACGTGAACTGGGCCAGCCGTTGACGGGCTTGCGCATCGGCGTGCCGCGCGAGTACTTCGGCGAGGGCCTGGCCAAGGACGTGGAAGCGGCCGTGCGCGGCGCGCTGGCGCAGTATGAAAAACTGGGCGCCACCCTGGTCGACATCTCGCTGCCGAACACGGCCCTGTCGATTCCCGCCTACTACATGATCGCCCCGGCCGAAGCGTCGTCGAACCTGTCGCGCTACGACGGCGTGCGCTATGGCCACCGCGCCGCCGAGTACAAGGACTTGCAGGACATGTACAAAAAGTCGCGCGCCCAGGGCTTCGGCCCGGAAGTGCAGCGCCGCATCATGGTCGGCACCTATGTGCTGTGCCACGGCTACTACGACGCCTACTACCTGAAGGCGCAAAAGATCCGCCGCCTGATCGCACAGGATTTCGATGCCGTATTAAATGGACCGAACGCCGTCTGCGACGTCATCATGGGACCGGTCGCGCCGACCGTTGCCTGGGACCTGGGCGACAAGACGGACGACCCGGTGGCAAACTACCTGGCCGACATCTACACCCTGTCGACCAGCCTGGCTGGCTTGCCCGGCATGTCGATTCCATGCGGCTTTGGCACTGGCGAGAAAAACAGCAAGCGCCCTGTCGGCCTGCAAATCATCGGCAACTATTTTGGCGAAGCCAAGCTGCTGAACGTGGCCCACCAGTTCCAGCAAGTGACGGACTGGCATACGCGCGCTCCTGCCGGCATCTAA
- the gatC gene encoding Asp-tRNA(Asn)/Glu-tRNA(Gln) amidotransferase subunit GatC — protein MSLTLSDVKRIAHLAQLEMADDQAVTSLAQLNKIFALAEQMQAVNTDGVAPLSHPLAAHMDNIALRLREDIATEANHRDAYQAVAPKVQDGLYLVPKVIE, from the coding sequence ATGTCCCTGACACTCTCCGACGTAAAACGCATCGCCCACCTGGCACAACTCGAAATGGCCGACGATCAGGCCGTCACGTCCTTGGCCCAATTGAACAAGATTTTTGCCTTGGCGGAACAAATGCAAGCCGTCAATACCGATGGCGTGGCCCCCCTGAGCCACCCGCTGGCTGCCCACATGGACAATATCGCCTTGCGCCTGCGCGAAGACATCGCTACCGAAGCAAATCACCGCGATGCCTATCAGGCCGTGGCACCGAAAGTCCAGGATGGCCTGTATCTCGTGCCCAAGGTTATCGAATAA
- a CDS encoding rod shape-determining protein has protein sequence MFGFLRRYISTDLAIDLGTANTLIYVRGLGIVLDEPSVVAIRQEGGPNGKKTIQAVGKEAKQMLGKVPGNIEAIRPMKDGVIADFTVTEQMLKQFIRMVHDSKFFRPSPRIIICVPCGSTQVERRAIRESALGAGASQVYLIEEPMAAAIGAGLPVSEATGSMVVDIGGGTTEVGIISLGGMVYKGSVRVGGDKFDEAIVNYIRRNYGMLIGEQTAEAIKKAIGSAFPGSEVKEMEVKGRNLSEGIPRSFTISSNEILEALTDPLNNIVSAVKNALEQTPPELGADIAEKGMMLTGGGALLRDLDRLLMEETGLPVLVAEDPLTCVVRGSGMALERMDKLGSIFSYE, from the coding sequence ATGTTTGGTTTTTTACGCAGGTATATCTCCACCGATCTGGCCATTGACTTGGGCACGGCCAACACCCTTATTTATGTGCGCGGCCTCGGTATCGTCCTGGACGAACCGTCCGTCGTCGCCATCCGCCAGGAAGGCGGTCCGAATGGCAAGAAGACCATTCAGGCAGTCGGCAAGGAAGCCAAGCAGATGCTGGGCAAGGTGCCGGGCAATATCGAAGCGATCCGTCCGATGAAAGATGGCGTGATCGCCGACTTCACCGTGACCGAGCAGATGCTCAAGCAATTCATCCGCATGGTGCATGACTCGAAATTCTTCCGTCCATCGCCACGCATCATCATTTGCGTACCGTGCGGTTCGACCCAGGTCGAGCGCCGCGCGATCCGCGAATCGGCGCTGGGCGCCGGCGCTTCGCAGGTGTACCTGATCGAAGAACCGATGGCAGCGGCCATTGGCGCCGGCTTGCCGGTATCGGAAGCGACCGGCTCGATGGTGGTCGACATCGGCGGCGGCACCACGGAAGTTGGCATCATCTCGCTCGGCGGCATGGTCTACAAGGGTTCCGTGCGCGTGGGTGGCGACAAGTTCGATGAAGCCATCGTCAACTACATCCGCCGCAACTACGGCATGCTGATCGGCGAACAAACGGCCGAAGCCATCAAGAAGGCCATCGGTTCGGCTTTCCCCGGTTCGGAAGTGAAGGAAATGGAAGTCAAGGGCCGCAACCTGTCCGAAGGCATCCCGCGCTCGTTCACCATCTCCAGCAACGAGATTCTCGAAGCGCTGACCGATCCGCTGAACAACATCGTCTCGGCCGTGAAGAACGCGCTGGAACAGACGCCGCCGGAACTGGGCGCCGACATCGCCGAAAAAGGCATGATGCTGACGGGCGGCGGCGCACTGCTGCGCGACCTGGACCGCCTGCTGATGGAGGAAACCGGCCTGCCGGTGCTGGTGGCCGAGGACCCGCTCACCTGCGTGGTGCGCGGTTCCGGGATGGCACTGGAACGTATGGACAAGCTCGGCTCGATCTTCTCCTACGAATAA
- the mreC gene encoding rod shape-determining protein MreC: protein MEYSPPPLFKQGASARVKMMVFAGISIALLLVDSRMHALTAVRQAVGTVLYPVQMAALVPRDVALGVGNYFSSLSALEKQVRDLKHEQIASAQIMQQAQLNIVENNHLRKLMEARERVPVKTMMAEVLYDTRDSATRKIVLDRGIQNGVELGRPVIDNLGVVGQVTRVFPFTSEVTLLTDEEQAIPVQLLRNGVRSVAIGRGKSGTMELRFTAPTADIQIGDIVITSGLDGLYPAGLAVARVTLVERNAHGPFGRVVCQPLAGIERNTQLLILMTSPEIPARPPVEDVKTGRKIAGKMAPIKDPAKEPAAAGAATAPATAPATPAAKPPASPVPKPATPAAAAIPAAVPPKEATR, encoded by the coding sequence ATGGAATACAGTCCTCCGCCACTTTTCAAACAAGGCGCTTCCGCCCGCGTCAAGATGATGGTGTTCGCCGGCATTTCTATCGCCCTGTTGCTGGTCGATTCGCGCATGCACGCCTTGACGGCCGTGCGCCAGGCAGTCGGTACCGTGCTGTATCCGGTGCAGATGGCGGCCCTGGTGCCGCGCGATGTGGCGCTTGGCGTCGGCAACTACTTTTCTTCGCTGTCCGCCCTGGAAAAACAGGTGCGCGACCTGAAGCACGAACAAATCGCCTCGGCGCAGATCATGCAGCAGGCGCAGCTCAATATCGTTGAGAACAACCATTTGCGCAAGCTGATGGAAGCGCGCGAGCGCGTCCCCGTAAAGACCATGATGGCTGAAGTCCTGTATGACACGCGCGATTCGGCCACGCGCAAGATCGTGCTGGACCGGGGCATCCAGAATGGCGTCGAACTGGGCCGTCCCGTGATCGATAACCTGGGCGTGGTGGGGCAAGTCACGCGCGTGTTCCCGTTCACCTCGGAAGTGACCTTGCTGACCGATGAAGAACAGGCCATTCCCGTGCAGCTGCTGCGCAATGGCGTGCGCAGCGTGGCCATCGGCCGCGGCAAGTCCGGCACCATGGAGCTGCGCTTTACGGCCCCCACCGCCGACATCCAGATCGGCGACATCGTCATTACCTCGGGCCTCGACGGCCTGTATCCGGCCGGCCTGGCCGTGGCGCGCGTGACCCTGGTCGAGCGCAATGCGCATGGCCCGTTCGGCCGCGTCGTGTGCCAGCCGCTGGCCGGCATCGAACGCAACACCCAATTGCTCATCTTGATGACGTCGCCGGAGATCCCCGCGCGTCCGCCAGTCGAAGACGTCAAGACGGGCCGCAAGATCGCCGGCAAGATGGCGCCCATCAAGGACCCGGCCAAGGAGCCGGCCGCCGCCGGGGCAGCGACAGCGCCGGCCACCGCGCCGGCCACACCGGCCGCGAAGCCGCCCGCAAGCCCGGTTCCGAAACCGGCGACGCCGGCCGCTGCCGCAATACCTGCTGCCGTGCCACCGAAGGAAGCGACACGATGA
- the mreD gene encoding rod shape-determining protein MreD, with product MNRPHYILLPVSPLFIGFSLLCAFLLNLLPWGQFVGVPDFVALVLVFWGIHQPRKVGIGVAFFMGLMMDVHDSTLLGENALAYTLLSYFAIMMHRRVLWFPILTQALHVLPLLLLTQALQLLTRLIVSGRFPGWLNFIESFVAVALWPFVTWILLAPQRRAVDRDHNRPI from the coding sequence ATGAACCGCCCGCATTACATCCTGCTGCCGGTCAGCCCCCTGTTCATCGGCTTTTCCCTGCTGTGCGCTTTTCTGCTGAACCTGCTGCCATGGGGGCAGTTCGTCGGCGTGCCCGATTTCGTCGCCCTGGTGCTGGTCTTCTGGGGCATACACCAGCCGCGCAAGGTCGGCATCGGCGTGGCGTTCTTCATGGGTTTGATGATGGACGTGCACGACTCGACCCTGCTGGGCGAGAATGCGCTGGCCTACACCTTGCTGTCCTACTTCGCCATCATGATGCACCGCCGCGTGCTGTGGTTTCCCATCCTGACGCAGGCGCTGCATGTGCTGCCGCTGCTGCTGCTGACGCAGGCGCTGCAATTGCTGACGCGCCTGATCGTCTCGGGCCGTTTCCCCGGCTGGCTCAATTTCATCGAGAGCTTCGTCGCCGTGGCCCTGTGGCCCTTCGTCACGTGGATCTTGCTGGCGCCGCAGCGCCGCGCCGTGGACCGCGACCATAACCGGCCGATTTGA
- the mrdA gene encoding penicillin-binding protein 2 → MTELKNTERELHFFRMRLTILGALVFVCFSLLLARFIWLQVIKHEDYATKAEDNRIAVVPIVPTRGLILDRNGVVLARNYSAYTLEITPSKLSASLDSVIDELSTLVQIDIKDRRRFKKLLEESKNFVSVPLRTRLTDEEVARFTAQRFRFPGVEVQARLFRQYPMGEIASHVVGFIGRINRNEAKALEEGDDAANYNGTDHIGKEGLEKSYEKQLHGTTGYEEVEVSAGGRAMRTLSRTAAIPGNNLILSIDIELQKVVEEAFGEWRGAAVAIDPATGDILAYVSKPGYDPNLFVDGIDQQSWNELNTSLDRPMVNRPLSGTYAPGSTFKPFMALAALELGKRTPSQSISDPGFFILGGHTFRDDKVGGHGTVDMHKSIVVSCNTYYYQLGRDMGIDAIHDFMKPFGFGQLTGIDLNNEKTGVLPSTEWKRNRFKTPQQKKWVGGDTISVSNGSGYNSYTPLQIAHATANLANNGVVMKPHLVKIIEDAATRARTLTVPKESYRIALKQENIDVIKRAMVGVTSEQGGTAARIFTGVQYTVGGKTGTAQVVGIKKNEKYNAKLLAERLRDNALFTAFAPADKPRIAIAIVVENAGFGAGVAAPIARKALDYYLLGKRPSDKEKDTTKVPKEDVDEVRTLEEITDEQAAPAAPARQ, encoded by the coding sequence ATGACTGAACTGAAAAATACCGAGCGCGAGCTGCATTTTTTCCGCATGCGCCTGACCATCCTGGGCGCGCTCGTCTTCGTCTGCTTTTCGCTGCTGCTGGCGCGCTTCATCTGGCTGCAGGTGATCAAGCACGAGGACTACGCGACCAAGGCCGAAGACAACCGCATCGCCGTGGTGCCCATCGTGCCCACGCGCGGCCTGATCCTCGACCGTAACGGCGTGGTTTTGGCGCGCAATTACTCGGCCTATACGCTGGAAATCACGCCATCGAAATTGAGCGCCAGCCTCGATTCGGTGATCGACGAGCTGTCGACCCTGGTGCAGATCGACATCAAGGACCGCCGCCGCTTCAAGAAGCTGCTGGAAGAATCGAAGAACTTCGTCAGCGTGCCGCTGCGCACGCGCCTGACGGACGAAGAAGTGGCGCGTTTCACGGCGCAACGCTTCCGCTTCCCCGGCGTGGAGGTGCAGGCGCGCTTGTTCCGCCAGTATCCGATGGGTGAAATCGCCTCGCATGTGGTGGGCTTCATCGGCCGCATCAACCGCAATGAAGCCAAGGCGCTGGAAGAGGGCGACGATGCGGCCAACTACAACGGCACCGACCATATCGGCAAGGAAGGCCTGGAAAAAAGCTACGAGAAGCAGCTGCATGGCACCACCGGCTACGAAGAAGTGGAAGTGTCTGCCGGCGGGCGCGCCATGCGCACCCTGTCGCGCACGGCGGCCATCCCTGGCAACAACCTGATCCTGTCGATCGACATCGAACTGCAAAAAGTGGTCGAGGAAGCGTTCGGCGAATGGCGTGGCGCGGCCGTGGCGATCGACCCGGCCACGGGCGACATCCTGGCCTACGTCTCCAAGCCCGGCTACGACCCGAACCTGTTCGTCGACGGCATCGACCAGCAAAGCTGGAATGAACTCAATACCTCGCTGGACCGGCCGATGGTCAACCGCCCCCTGTCCGGCACCTATGCGCCTGGCTCGACCTTCAAGCCCTTCATGGCGCTGGCCGCACTCGAACTGGGCAAGCGCACGCCGAGCCAGTCGATTTCCGATCCCGGTTTCTTCATCCTCGGCGGTCACACCTTCCGCGACGACAAGGTGGGCGGCCATGGCACAGTGGACATGCACAAGTCCATCGTCGTGTCCTGCAACACCTATTACTATCAGCTGGGCCGCGACATGGGCATCGATGCCATCCACGACTTCATGAAGCCGTTCGGGTTCGGCCAGCTGACGGGCATCGACCTGAATAATGAAAAGACGGGTGTGCTGCCGTCGACGGAATGGAAGCGCAACCGCTTCAAGACGCCACAGCAGAAAAAATGGGTGGGTGGCGACACGATTTCGGTGAGTAACGGCTCCGGCTACAACTCGTATACGCCGCTGCAGATCGCCCACGCGACGGCCAACCTGGCCAATAACGGCGTGGTGATGAAGCCGCATCTGGTGAAGATCATCGAAGATGCGGCCACGCGTGCGCGCACCCTGACGGTACCGAAGGAAAGCTACCGCATTGCGCTCAAGCAGGAAAACATCGACGTCATCAAGCGCGCCATGGTGGGCGTGACCAGCGAGCAGGGCGGCACGGCCGCGCGCATCTTCACCGGCGTGCAGTACACGGTGGGCGGCAAGACGGGGACGGCGCAGGTGGTGGGCATCAAGAAAAACGAGAAGTACAATGCCAAGCTGCTGGCCGAACGCTTGCGCGACAATGCCTTGTTTACGGCCTTCGCGCCGGCCGACAAGCCGCGCATCGCCATCGCCATCGTGGTGGAAAACGCGGGCTTCGGTGCCGGCGTGGCTGCGCCGATCGCGCGCAAGGCGCTCGACTACTACCTGCTGGGCAAGCGCCCTAGCGACAAGGAAAAGGACACCACCAAGGTGCCCAAGGAAGATGTCGATGAAGTGCGCACCCTGGAAGAAATCACTGACGAGCAGGCCGCCCCGGCGGCCCCTGCCAGGCAATAA
- the rodA gene encoding rod shape-determining protein RodA: MPINERRSLWRRAKPYLAVFDPPLMIIILMLLSTSLLTLYSASIGIPGKIEDHLRNILLCFFVMWVAANITPQMMMRIAVPAYTVSVILLVAVALFGTIKLGARRWLHIGVIDIQPSEFLKIATPLMLAWFFQHNAGALRWKSFLMAAVLLLVPVYLIARQPDLGTALLVVAAGFTVIFLAGLSWKVLAGLLITFVSCLPIAWSHLHDYQRDRVMMLIDPTKDPLGKGFHIIQSIIAIGSGGMTGKGWTHGTQAHLEFVPERTTDFIFAVYSEEFGLVGNLILMLMYLLLVGRGMMIAANAPSFFTRLLAGAITMIFFTYAFVNMGMVSGIVPVVGVPLPFLSYGGTALLTLGVATGILMSIQRHRKLVQT, encoded by the coding sequence ATGCCCATTAACGAAAGGCGCTCGCTGTGGCGGCGCGCCAAACCCTATCTGGCGGTATTCGATCCGCCGCTGATGATCATCATCCTGATGCTGCTCAGCACCAGTCTGCTGACCCTGTATTCGGCCAGCATCGGCATCCCCGGCAAGATCGAGGACCACCTGCGCAACATCCTGCTGTGCTTTTTCGTCATGTGGGTGGCGGCCAACATCACGCCGCAGATGATGATGCGCATCGCCGTGCCCGCGTACACGGTATCGGTGATCTTGCTGGTGGCCGTGGCGCTGTTCGGCACCATCAAGCTCGGTGCGCGGCGCTGGCTGCATATCGGCGTGATCGATATCCAGCCGTCCGAATTCCTGAAGATCGCCACGCCGCTGATGCTGGCCTGGTTCTTCCAGCACAATGCGGGCGCCCTGCGCTGGAAATCGTTCCTGATGGCGGCCGTGCTGCTGCTGGTGCCCGTCTACCTGATCGCGCGCCAGCCCGATTTGGGCACGGCGCTGCTGGTGGTGGCGGCCGGCTTTACCGTCATCTTCCTGGCCGGCCTGTCGTGGAAAGTGCTGGCCGGCCTGCTGATCACCTTTGTGTCCTGCCTGCCGATCGCCTGGTCGCACCTGCATGATTACCAGCGCGACCGCGTGATGATGCTGATCGACCCGACCAAGGACCCGCTGGGCAAGGGCTTCCATATCATCCAGTCCATCATCGCCATCGGTTCCGGCGGCATGACGGGCAAGGGCTGGACGCACGGCACCCAGGCCCACCTGGAATTCGTTCCGGAGCGCACCACCGACTTCATCTTCGCTGTATATTCCGAGGAATTCGGACTGGTCGGTAACTTGATCCTGATGCTGATGTATTTGCTGCTGGTGGGACGGGGGATGATGATCGCCGCCAACGCCCCCAGTTTTTTCACTCGCCTGCTGGCAGGAGCGATAACAATGATTTTCTTTACGTATGCGTTTGTCAACATGGGCATGGTCAGCGGCATCGTGCCGGTGGTCGGCGTTCCCCTGCCTTTCCTCAGCTATGGCGGCACCGCGCTGCTGACCCTGGGCGTGGCTACCGGTATCCTGATGAGCATCCAGCGCCATCGCAAGCTGGTGCAGACCTGA
- a CDS encoding septal ring lytic transglycosylase RlpA family protein — MRAPVDTVAMRGLSLAVLLTLAACGTTPHKPASNNVPLPSGGKVKSPVRQDPTLPALPAAGSGRGGYYKDDGPGENPPANLRDVPDAEVRNEPYSTRSNRPYVVFGKTYTPITDNEPFTQKGTGTWYGKKFHGQRTSSGEIYDMYKMTAAHPTLPIPSYARVTSIDSGEQVIVRINDRGPFHATRVIDVSYTAALKLGFLGKGSHQVVVERLLPADIDAILAARAAPKPAPLTPSVVAISIDTPVETGAVVQPEVSTQMLPVDATVAMPAPTVLASGFYLQLGAYSRADNAETGRSRLAPYAAALGTLGVVQAGKLFRLYGGPFSSRAEAARAAANLPESTGIKPIVIER, encoded by the coding sequence ATGCGCGCGCCTGTCGATACCGTCGCCATGCGCGGGTTGAGCCTGGCGGTCTTGCTGACCCTGGCCGCCTGCGGCACCACGCCGCACAAACCCGCATCGAACAACGTGCCGCTGCCGTCAGGCGGCAAGGTCAAGTCCCCCGTGCGCCAGGACCCCACCCTGCCGGCGCTGCCGGCGGCCGGCTCCGGGCGCGGCGGATACTACAAGGATGACGGCCCGGGCGAGAATCCGCCGGCCAACCTGCGCGACGTGCCCGATGCGGAAGTGCGCAACGAGCCGTATTCGACGCGCTCGAATCGTCCTTACGTTGTGTTCGGCAAGACGTACACGCCGATCACCGACAACGAACCATTTACGCAGAAGGGCACGGGCACCTGGTATGGCAAGAAATTCCATGGCCAGCGCACTTCGTCGGGTGAAATCTACGACATGTACAAGATGACGGCGGCCCATCCCACCTTGCCGATTCCGTCGTATGCGCGTGTGACGAGCATCGACAGCGGCGAACAGGTGATCGTGCGCATCAATGATCGTGGTCCCTTCCACGCCACGCGCGTGATCGACGTGTCCTACACGGCGGCGCTGAAACTGGGCTTCCTGGGCAAGGGCAGCCACCAGGTGGTCGTGGAACGGCTGCTGCCGGCCGATATCGATGCCATCCTGGCTGCCCGCGCGGCACCCAAACCGGCACCGTTGACGCCTTCCGTGGTAGCCATTTCCATCGATACGCCGGTGGAGACGGGCGCCGTGGTGCAGCCGGAAGTGTCGACGCAAATGCTGCCCGTCGATGCGACGGTCGCCATGCCTGCCCCGACGGTGCTGGCCAGCGGCTTTTATCTGCAGCTGGGCGCCTACTCGCGCGCCGACAATGCGGAAACGGGGCGGTCGCGCCTGGCGCCATACGCGGCGGCCCTGGGTACGCTTGGGGTGGTGCAGGCCGGTAAGCTGTTCCGCCTGTACGGCGGACCGTTCTCCAGCCGTGCCGAGGCGGCACGGGCGGCGGCGAATTTGCCGGAATCGACGGGTATCAAGCCCATCGTCATCGAACGATAA
- a CDS encoding SPOR domain-containing protein, translating into MLKFVFWLLAGVNLLVLAIGQGYLGSFRTETREPARLKNQLQAGKLTLLTQEQATAPAAPPAAEERATPAAAVPAPPPSYACTEVGNFLLADGRRFEAQVAALELGDRQSRRNVAGQDISSYMVYIPPQGSKEGAERKAGELKQLGVKNYFIINEGSAQRWGISLGVFKSETSAQSQLASLNKQGVHSARVAPRYSASKQFAYQFRDLDAATRARLAEITKQFEEQELRSCK; encoded by the coding sequence ATGCTGAAATTCGTCTTCTGGCTGCTGGCCGGGGTCAACCTGCTGGTCCTGGCCATCGGCCAGGGTTATCTGGGCAGTTTTCGCACGGAGACGCGCGAACCGGCACGTCTGAAAAACCAGCTGCAGGCGGGCAAACTCACCTTGCTGACGCAGGAGCAGGCCACGGCGCCCGCCGCGCCACCCGCTGCCGAAGAGAGGGCGACGCCGGCGGCGGCCGTACCTGCGCCACCGCCATCGTATGCCTGCACGGAAGTGGGCAATTTCCTGCTCGCTGACGGGCGCCGCTTCGAAGCACAAGTGGCGGCGCTGGAGCTGGGCGACCGCCAGTCGCGCCGCAACGTGGCCGGCCAGGACATTTCCAGCTACATGGTGTACATCCCGCCGCAGGGCAGCAAGGAAGGCGCCGAGCGCAAGGCCGGCGAATTGAAGCAACTGGGCGTGAAGAATTATTTCATCATCAACGAAGGCAGCGCGCAGCGCTGGGGCATTTCACTGGGCGTGTTCAAGTCGGAAACCAGCGCGCAAAGCCAGCTGGCATCGCTCAACAAGCAGGGCGTGCACAGCGCCCGCGTCGCGCCGCGCTATAGCGCCAGCAAGCAGTTCGCTTACCAGTTCCGCGACCTCGACGCCGCCACGCGCGCGCGGCTGGCCGAGATCACGAAGCAGTTCGAAGAGCAGGAACTGCGCTCCTGTAAATGA
- a CDS encoding type III pantothenate kinase has product MLLLIDAGNTRIKWALVAADGAAGGWLASGAVTHAQLDTLAAQWAKLAISEALLSNVAGSVIGMRLRAMLPVAPCDFVSLPQLAGLTNGYRTPSQLGCDRFAAAIGAHALAPGQALIVANCGTATTIDAITADGVFLGGMILPGLGLMASSLARNTAQLPQIAGDAMLPAGFADNTDDAILSGCLAAQAGAIERAVRMHGASACLLSGGAAPRIAPALALPVPLHLVDNIVMLGLQASARAGTAGTQGNHVC; this is encoded by the coding sequence ATGCTGCTGCTGATCGACGCCGGCAATACGCGTATCAAATGGGCACTCGTGGCCGCCGATGGTGCCGCCGGCGGCTGGCTGGCCAGCGGCGCCGTCACGCATGCGCAGCTCGACACCCTGGCGGCGCAATGGGCGAAACTCGCCATCAGCGAAGCACTGCTGTCGAACGTGGCGGGCAGCGTCATCGGCATGCGCCTGCGCGCCATGCTGCCGGTAGCACCCTGTGACTTTGTCTCGCTGCCGCAGTTGGCCGGACTGACGAACGGCTACCGCACGCCGTCGCAACTGGGCTGCGACCGTTTTGCCGCCGCCATCGGCGCGCACGCACTGGCGCCTGGCCAGGCGCTCATCGTCGCCAATTGCGGCACCGCCACCACCATCGACGCCATCACGGCCGATGGCGTTTTCCTCGGCGGGATGATCTTGCCGGGGCTGGGACTGATGGCCAGCTCGCTGGCGCGCAACACGGCGCAGCTGCCGCAAATCGCCGGCGACGCCATGCTGCCGGCCGGTTTTGCCGACAACACGGACGACGCGATTTTGAGTGGCTGCCTGGCGGCGCAAGCGGGCGCCATCGAACGGGCCGTGCGCATGCACGGCGCCAGTGCCTGTTTATTGTCAGGCGGCGCCGCGCCGCGTATCGCACCGGCCCTGGCACTGCCGGTACCGCTGCATCTGGTGGACAATATCGTCATGCTCGGCCTGCAGGCATCCGCACGCGCCGGCACGGCGGGAACACAAGGAAACCACGTATGCTGA